The nucleotide sequence TCGTCGGGCGTGGGCCGAGTGGTGGCCAGAGGTGCGGGCCCGAGCGCCGACCGGGCCCGACGACGGCGCAGCGGGCCCGTCACCCCGATCAGGAGCACGGCGGTGAGCGAGACGGCCCCGACCGCCGTGCCCAGGCGAAGCCCCGGCGGATGGAACGTGCAGGTCACGCTGCTCGCGGAGCCGTGCAGCGGTATGGCGATCAGCCCGTAGTAGTCCTGGGCGGGTACGGGGGGATCGTCGTCGGTGGCACAGCGCCAACCGGAGATCCGGGGCGCCGCGACGATCGCTGTCCCCGTGCTGTGGGCGGGGAGTTCGGCCCGGATGGTCCCGTCGGACACGCTCACGCCGGTGGCGCCGGTGGCTTTCAGCCCCTCGACGGCGGTGCGCAGCCGCGCGGTGTCCAGGCAGCCGACCGCGCCGTCCGGGACGAGACCGGTCTTGTCCGGCGACAGCACTATCCGGAACCGCCCGGAGCCCCCGACCGTGCCCAGCCGCTGCATCGGGGCGATCTTGGTGACCGGCTGATCGGACCGGAACCGCCCGGTCAGCCCCTCGCCGGAGCCGGAGCCGGAGCCGGAGCCGGAGCCGGAGCCGGCGCCGTCGGTGAGCCGCGCGGTGCCCGAAAGGTGCGGAGCCCACAGGTACAGCTCGGATCCTGCCGGGCAACCACCCGTGATCGTCGGCTTGTGCGGCGCGCTCGCGTAGGGCAGCGGGCCCACCCGCACACCCGGCCGTCCGTCGTCGCTGGGGGACGGCGGTTTCCCGGCGGCGGTGCGCACGGTGAACCGGGGCACGGTGTACACCCGCGAGCCCAGCAGCAGTTCCTGGTTGCGGTACGGGGACGGCCCGACGGCGGAGAGGCCCGTACGGCCCTCGGCCCGGTCGGTGTGCGGCCGTACCGTCACCAGCGGCGGCACGTCCTGCCGGGTCACGGTCACCCCGCCGCCGTCCTGCGGGAACCAGTTCTGGTGGGGGTCCGGCGGGGAGTGCACCCGGGCGCCGACGGAGAAGATCGCGTCCGTGACGGCGTTGTCCAGGCTCTGCACGCTCCGGCCCCGCGAGGTCCAGCCGTCCCCGAGGGCGGTGAGCGTCCGGCTGAGCACGTCGGAGGTGAGGCTGCTGTAGTACTGGGCGCCCTGCCCGCCCACCAGCAGCGGGTCGTTGCCGACGGTCTGCTCCCGGCCCGGGTCGGTCCGGTAGCGGGGCCAGCCGTCCGCCTTGGAGATCGCCTCGGCCTGGTCCCGCTGCCGCGCGCCCCACGGCGCGTAGTCGTCCATGTGCCCGAGCCGCAGCCGGGTGTCGGCGGCGGAGGTGACGGCGGCCTCGCCGAACTGCGTGCACACGAGCAGCGCCGCGGCGAGAACCGCGAGCCGTCGGCCGTTCTCTCGCCCGACCCCGACCCCGACCTTGACCCCGAGCAGGATCAGGCCGCCCAGCGCGCCGGCGGCGGCGAGCAGGGCGAGCGGGACACTGAAGGCATGCAGCGTCCGCTCGCTGCCGCTCGCCAGGGCGATCACCACCGCCAGCAGCGCACCCGCCGCGCCCAGCGCGCGCGGGCCGGGAACGCCGTACGACAGGGTGTGCCAGGCAGCGATCACCAGCAGCGCGCAGAGCACGAACGCCTGGCGGTACGAGCTCCCCTGCGGGGTGGCGAAGGCGTGCCAGAGCAGATGCGTCGGCCCCCACTGCATCGACAGGGCCACGGCCGTCACCAGCAGCGTCCACCCGGCGCGCACCCGCCCGGGGGCGGCCCGGTGGAAGGGCAGGGCGAGCGCGAGCAGCAGCGCGGTCGTGCCCACGAACACGGCCGGCGTCCCGTAGCCGTACGTCCCCGGCAACAGCCGGGCGAGCAGGTCCTCGGTGGGGGCCGGCGCGAACTGCCGGACCCGGCCCGGATAGGAGTGCCGGGTGCCGAAGTACACGACCGTCACCAGCGGCGCGGCCAGGCCCATGCCGAGGACCGTGATCATGGCCGCGCGGGCCGCCGCCCTGAGCCGCTGACGACGGGAGAGGTCGCCGAGCCACAGCCGGAGCAGCAGCACCAGGGCGGCGGCCAGGGTGGCCATGTACGCGGTGTAGAAGTTGGCGATCCAGGCGAGCGCCACGATCAGCACACCCAGGAACGGGCGTCGCCCCCGCCGCGCCCATTCACCGACCAGGCACAACAGCGGCAGGAAGACCAGGCCGTCGAGCCACATGGGGTTGTAGACCGCGTCCGCCAGGGTCCAGCCGCACAGCGCGTACGACGAGCCGAGCAGCCCCGCCGCCCACCAGCGGCCGGGACGCAGCGCGAGCAGCAGCCAGGCCATCGCGGCGGCAGCCGACGCCACCTTCAGCAGCGTGACCGCGTACACCGCGAGATCGATCCCGTCCCTCGGGAACACCGCCACGAGCAGGGCGAACGGGCTGCTGACGTACGTGCCGAGGTCGGGCAGGAAGCTGGATCCGAACCCGGACCGCCAGTTGACGAACAGCTCGCCGTCGGTCCTGCCGTGCAGCAGGTCCCACAGATGCGCATGGAACGGCACGTACTGGTTGCCGAGGTCGTTGACGCTCCGGGTGCGCGGCCCGAAGGGGTGACTGCCGGCCACGACATCGGCGGTGCAGAGCACGACGACGGTGAACGCGGCGGCGAACAGAGCGGCTTTTCCCTGCGGCCGTTGAGCGACCCACTTCATTTTCTCAGTACCCCGCTATTCCCCGCGCTGCGTCGATTCGCCGAATTAGAGGCTCACCGCTCGACGATGGTTGTGCCGCAGACGAAAAGTGAAAACAATAATTCCGCATACCGTGGGGTGCGGGAAATGGGCAATTGCTTTCGCGGATACGCGAGTTGTCTCCGGGGTGATCAGAAGGTGAACTCCGCCGTGAGGCTCCACAGCGCCGCCACCTGTGGCCGCCGCAGATCCGCCCGGCGCACGCACAGCCCGATCGGGAACGGCTCCGGCGGCGTGTCGGAGAAAATCGCCGTGAGCCGGTCGCGTACGGCGCTGTGATCGAGCACCAGCCGGGGGACCACACCGGTGCCGCAGCCCAGCGCGACGAGGGTCAACAGCGCCTCGTGGCCCTCCGGTTCGGCCGCCAGGTCGGGTGCGCCGCCGCGCGAGCGGAACCAGCGGTCGGCGGCGTCTCGGACCGGACCGCGGTGGGGGAGGACGAAGGGGCCGTCCAGGCCGGGGTCCGGGCGGTCGCGCGCGGTGACGAACACCAGATCCGTCGTCGCCACGGTCCGGCTCACCAGCGACTCCGGCAGCCGCGCCGGGATGCCCGCGACCGCCACGTCCGCCTCGCCCTCGTCCAGTCGCGCCAGCGCCGCCGCGGCGTCACCCGTACGCAGATCGAGGCGGACCTGCGGATGGGCCGTACGGAAGGGCGTCAACAGATCCGGCAGCAGCGCCTGACACGCGGTCACCGTCGCGAACACGGCCAGCCGCCCGGTCAGTTCGGCCGGGTCCGGGTGCTCCTCGCGGTACGCGCGCCACAACTCAAGCGCCCCCACGGCGTATTCACGGAAGCGGTGCCCCTCGGCCGTCAGGGAGACGCCCCTCGGCCCCCGGTCGAGGAGCCGGTGCCCGAGGTCGGACTCCAGCCGCTGCACGGTACGGGTCAGCGTCGCCGGGCTGACATGGCAGTCCATGCTGGTCCGGCCGAAGTTCAGCGTCCGGGCCAGATGAAGGAACAGCCGCAGCTCGCGATGATCGTCCCGCATACACACCCACCTGGCTCTTTCATTTTCCGCAACACCCCGCTGCAAAGGTTGCGCTTGCCGCAACACTCGCCCGGACCCTACAACTCCTCCATGACCACCTCCACTGTCTTCGCCCTCGAAACCATGGACGTGCCCGGCGGCACCGAGACCGTCCTGCGCGGCGGACGCCACCTCTTCCCGCTGCTGCCTCGGGCCTTCGCCGGGGTGCGCCGCATCGGAGTCATCGGCTGGGGACCGCAGGGCAGGGCCCAGGCCCGCAATCTGCGCGACTCGCTCTCCGGCACCGACATCGCCGTCACCGTCGGACTGCGCCCCGGCTCCGCCTCGGCCGCCGACGCCCGCGCCCACGGCTTCACCGAGACGGACGGCACCCTCGGCGACTGGCTCGCCGTCACCGCCGAGAGCGACCTCGTCGTCCTCCTGATCGCGGACGCGGCCCTCGCCGCCCACCACCGGGAGATCTTCGCCGTCCTGAAGCCCGGCGCCACCATCGGCCTCTCCCACGGCTTCCTCCTCGGCCACCTCCGCGAGACCGGCGGCGACTTCCCGCCCGGCCACGGCGTCATCGCCGTCTGCCCGAAGGGCATGGGCGACTCGGTCCGCCGCCTCTACGAGCAGGGCGCCGAGATCAACGGCGCCGGGATCAACAGCAGTTACGCCGTCCACGCCGACCCCGACGGCAACGCGACCGACCGCGCTCTCGCCTGGTCGGTCGCCCTCGGCTCCCCGTACACCTTCCGCACCACCCTGGAGAGCGAGTACCTCTCCGACATCGTCGGCGAGCGCGCCATCCTGCTCGGCGCCGTCCACGGCATCGTCGAGAGCCTGTACACCCGCTACCGGCTCGCCGGGGACGACGAGGTGACCGCGTACCAGCGCTCCTGCGAGAACATCACCGGCCCGATCGCCCGCACCATCTCCCACGCCGGCCTCCGCGCGGTGCGCGAGGGTCTCGACACCGCCGGCCGGGACGTCTTCGACCGCGCCTGCACGGCCACGTACGGACCGGCCCGTGAGATCGTCGCGGAGATCTACGACGAGGTCGCCGACGGCACCGAACTGCGCAGCGTCATCCTGGCCGAACGCCGTCTCGGGGCCCGCCCGATGAGCGGGATCGGCGGTTCACCGATGTGGTCCGTCAGCGACCGGGCGCACGCCCGCCGGGGCGAACGCGACCTGCCCGTGGACCCGTTCACCGCCGGCGTCTTCGTCGCCACCATGACCGCGCAGATCGACGAGTTCGCCGACCGCGGCCACCCCTGGTCGGAGATCGTCAACGAGTCCGTCATCGAGGCCGTCGACTCCCTCCTGCCCTACATGCACGCCCGCGACGTCGCGTACATGGTCGACAACTGTTCCCGCACGGCCCGCCTCGGCGCCCGCCGCTGGGGCCCCCGCTTCCAGGCCGCCTACGAGCAGATCGCCTATCCGGCCGCCGAACACCCCGCCGACGAGGCCCTGGTGGCGTCCTTCGACACACATCCCGTCCATGAGGCCCTGGCCGCGGCGGCGAAGCTCCGGCCGTCGGTGGACATCTCTGTGACCTGACGCGTGACGCGTGACGCGTGGCCCGTGGCCCGTGACGTCCGTCGCCTGGCTGCCGGGGGTTACGCGGCAATCCTGCGTCGGGGCCTGGCCACCAACTCCCCGCCGCAGTTGGGACAGATCTCGTGCATGGCCTCGCCGCAGGGCACACAGAACGTGCACTCGTACGAGCAGATGCGGGCGGAGGCGTCGGCGGGCAGGGTCGTCGTCCCACAGCGCTCGCAGCGGTCGCGCATTTCCAGTGCCATGTGCGGGACCTTCCTCTGATCGGGTGCTGTGACCTGTCACTTCCCATCCTCGACACCGCACGCGTGGCCGAAAGCCTCCTGCGGGTCAGAGATCAACACGATCGGGCCACGGACGAGTCACCACTGCCGGCCCCGTGGCAGCCGGTCGCGTTCGGGAGTGCTCATGTGCAGCACCTGGAACGTCTCGCCCTCGGCCTTCGGCACGTCGTGGTCCCAGACCGAGAAGTGGACGAACTCCCAGCGATCGGTGTCCACGGCCGCCGCCGCGAGTAACGCCCCGTCCAGCGAGGCGAGCCGCCCGGTCTCGCGCACCGCGTCCTCGACGACCTCAGCCAACGGCACCCCGTCCGGCACCGGCCGCCGCGCCCGCACCGCCACCCGCGCGGGGGACCCGGCGCCGCCGCCCGCCTCGTACGCCAGCCCCGTCCACTGGCGGGCCGACGGACGCCCGAAGTCGTCGACGATGCCCTGGAAGCCACCACCCCAGAGGAAGGAGTTCATGCCCTCCACGCTGTTCCACAGGTAGAACGGCGCGTACTGGTTCACGGGTGAGCCGTGCACACCCCGCTCACGCATCAGATACGCCTTGAGGCCGAGGCCCTCCCAGGCGTCGAGCGCGTGCCCGCGACCCGCCACGCGGCGACGGACGATGTCCATGTCGTAGTCGGCGGGCAGGGTGATCTCGTAGTGCATGGCATGCATGACGTGCCTCCATGGGGCTGTCGAGCCGATGCGGGGCCTAGCGAGCGGCGTGAGTCGGCCGGAGCAGGGCGAGCAGCCCCCGGACCCCCGCGTCGAAGGCGGCCGGTGAGCCCGAGGCACGGGCCAGGACATAGCCGCCCTGCACGGTCGCGACGATCGTCGCGGCGATCTCCTCCGCGTCCAGCTCCGGCGCGAACTGCCCTCGCTCCTTGCCCTCCTCGACGAGCCCGGCGAGTCGTTCACGCAGCCAGTCGAGCGTCTCGTCCACCGGCGCCCGCAGCTCGTCGCTCGCGATCACATCCGGATCCATCGTGAGCCGTCCGACGGGACAGCCGCGCAGCACGTCCCGCTCGCGCCGCAGATATGCCTCGACGCGCTCGTACGGCGAGCCCGGCCCGTCGAGTACTCCCTCGGCGGAGGCCCGCGACTCCTCGGCCGTCCGTCGGATCGCGGCCAGGGCGAGATCCGGCTTCCCCTTGAAGTGGTGGTACATGCTGCCCTGCCCCACACCCGAGCGCTCCAGGATGGCCTTGGGGCTCGTGCCCACATAGCCGCGCTCCCACAGCAACTCGCGGGTGGACTCGATCAGGCGCTCCGGGGTGCTCATGCCGCCACTGTACATACTAGTAGTTACAGAATGCGGACTCTCGCGAACCGGAACGACCCTCTCGCGAGCCGGAACGACGGCCCGGCCCCGGCCCTCAGCCCCGGCGCCAGCCTCAGCCTCTGGACCTTCTTCCTCCCGGACGGCCGTGGACCGTGGCGCGCGGAGTACGAGCCGTTCGGTCCGCGAAGCCGGCGGGCCGGCGAGCGTGTCACCGCCCGGTCAGCCTGCGACGGCGGACCGGGCGGGAGCGTGTTCGGACCTGCGCCCACGCGCGGCGGGCCTGAGTCCGGTGTCGCAGGGCTGTACGGCGTCGACCGTCAGTCCGGCGTCGACCGTCAGTCCGGCGTCGTACGGCGAGATCTTCGGCACCGCCGCCGAGGACGCCGGCAGCGTGAACCACACGATCTTCCCCGACTCGCCGTGCGGCCGCACACCCCAGCTCTCGCTCACCGCGGCGACCATCGCGAGACCGCGACCGCAGGTGGCCAAGGGCTCCGCGTCCTGGACGACCGGGAGGCGGGGGTCGTTGTCGTGCACGGAGACCGTGAGCCGGCCGAGGAGCAACTCCATCTCCACGGTGCACGTCTTGTCCGGCTCCGCGTGCCGGTGGACGTTGGACAGCAGCTCGGTCACCCCGAGTGCGGCCCGCTCGATCAAGGGATCCAGATGCCAGTAGCGCAATTGCGCAGATACGATTCTGCGGACCTGACCGATCCGCGACGGCAGGGCTTGGAGCTCCACCGTGCAGTGCCTGCTTTGCTGGCTGATCACGGCTGCGACTCCCCGAAATTAGTCCGGAAGAAGATCGGAGTACGGATCCAGCGAGGTGGCTGGGCGAAAAACGCCGCCTGCTGTGGTGCGGCCGCCTACGACTGCCGCCTGGTGGCGGAAACCGGGGCTACCGCCTGCTCGTGGGGTGGCTGCGCACGGCCGCCGCCCGCTGACGTGGACCGGCGGGCTGGTTCGCAGCGTTATCACCGGTAAACCCAGAGTGACGTGAGACCAGAGTGACCCAAGGGGTCCGGTCCCGCAACTCGCGGTCCGTCAGCCGCGCCCCGCGGCCCTGCGGACGGCCTCGATGAACCGGCGCGCCGAGGGCGGGCCGGGCTTCCCCGGAGCCGGGTCGTGCTCGTTCAGGATGAGCGTGTAACGGGTGCCGTTGACGTCGGCCAACGCCCGGTCCTCGTTCGCGAACCAGGGCTTCGAGGCCCGCACCGCCTGCACCGGGGCGCTGTCGATCTCGCTGCCGTAACTGGTCAGCAGTTGCAGGCGGCCGTCCTCGATCCGGACCTGCCCCGCCCGGGTGAGCTGCCGCAGCCTCTTTCCGATCCGCACGCCCGTGGCCGTGAACTCCGGCTCGGCCATGTGCCCCGCCCCCTAGTGCGCCTCGGCTGTCCTCTGTCGTGTGATCCGTCGCGGACCGTGATCCAGTGTGCCCGAGGTCGCTTCCCCCTGGGCAGCCCCGGTGGCGTCGACTCGGCCCGTGCGGTGAAGTCTGCACGTCCCTCGCGTCGAGCACCAGTGCGCACGGTGGACCGGGGGCGGGGTTCCGGCGCATGCGCGGCATGCGCCCCCCGTGCGCCCGGCGCATCCTCGCCACAGGAGTGCCTTTGAGGTGCTCAAAGGCATGTTTATGCAGGTGAGAAGCGTGTGGAAGGTGCCTATCATCGGGGTGTCCGACGCCGCGATCCGCCGTCGGCGCAATGCGTGAGGAGCACGCCGTGAGCACCCCCCGCCCCACCCGTCCTGGCGCGACCCTCGACGTCGATCACAGCGACACCGGGTACCGCACCTGGCTCAAAGAAGCGGTACGCAAGGTCCAGGCCGACGCCAACCGTTCCGCCGACACCCATCTGCTGCTCTTCCCGCTGCCCGAGAGCTGGGGCATCGACCTGTATCTCAAGGACGAGTCGACCCACCCCACCGGCAGCCTCAAGCACCGCCTCGCCCGCTCCCTCTTCCTCTATGGCCTGTGCAACGGCTGGATCCGGCCGGGCCGCCCCGTCATCGAGGCCTCCAGCGGCTCCACGGCCGTCTCCGAGGCGTACTTCGCCAAACTGATCGGCGTCCCCTTCATCGCCGTCATGCCCCGCACGACCAGCGCCGAGAAGATCCGGCTGATCGAGTTCCACGGCGGCCGCTGCCACTTCGTGGACGACTCACGGAAGCTGTACGAGGAGTCGGCCCGTCTCGCGGTGGAGACCGGTGGCCGCTACATGGACCAGTTCACCTACGCGGAGCGGGCCACTGACTGGCGCGGCAACAACAACATCGCAGAATCCGTCTTCCGCCAGCTCCGATCGGAGCGCTTCCCCGAGCCCGCCTGGATCGTCGCCACCGCCGGCACGGGCGGCACCTCCGCGACCATCGCCCGCTACGTCCACTACATGCAGTACGACACCCGCATCTGTGTCGCCGACCCCGAGAACTCCTGCTTCTTCGAGGGCTGGACCACCGGCGACCCCGATGTCACGTGCGACTGCGGCTCCCGCATCGAGGGCATCGGCCGCCCCCGGATGGAGCCCAGCTTCGTCCCCGGCGCCGTCGACCGCATGATGAAGGTCCCCGACGCGGCCAGCGTCGCCGCCGTGCGAGCCCTGGAGGGCGCCATCGGCCGCAAGGCCGGCGGCTCGACGGGCACGGGCCTCTGGAGCGCACTCAAGATCATCGCCGAGATGGTCGCGGAGGGCCGCCACGGCAGCGTGGTGACCCTCCTGTGCGACCCGGGCGACCGCTACCTCGACAAGTACTACTCGGACGAGTGGCTGCGGGAACAGGGCCTGGACATCGCGCCGTACACGGCAGTGATCGAGAGGCTGCTGGCCACGGGCGAGTGGACGGACTGAGAGCCCTCTTTTCGCCGCCGGGCGCTGCCGCGCCCCTTCAGGGGCGCGGGGCTGTGTCGAAATGCGGCTCCGTCGCGTGGGCACGACCGGCCACGGACGACCCGCTGCCGCACCTCGTCCTCAGTCCCGGTCGAGACGGCGCTCAGTCATCGCCGCTGTCGTCGGAGTCCTCCCCGGCGACAATCAGCCGCCGCAGATGCTCCGCGATCTCGGCGCGAGCCTGCGCGGCCAGCCCCGCATCGGTCACCAACGTGTCGACCTGCTCCAACGCCGCGAACGAACTCAGCCCCACCGTCCCCCACTTGGTGTGGTCGGCCACCACGACAACCCGTCGCGCCGACTGCACGAGCCGACGGTTCGTCTCGGCCTCCGCCAGATTCGGCGTGGACAGACCCGCCTCGACCGATATCCCGTGCACCCCGAGGAACAGCACATCGAAGTGGAGTGCCGCGATCGCCTGATCGGCCACCGGCCCCACCAGAGAGTCGGACGGCGTGCGCACCCC is from Streptomyces sp. NBC_01314 and encodes:
- a CDS encoding PLP-dependent cysteine synthase family protein, translating into MSTPRPTRPGATLDVDHSDTGYRTWLKEAVRKVQADANRSADTHLLLFPLPESWGIDLYLKDESTHPTGSLKHRLARSLFLYGLCNGWIRPGRPVIEASSGSTAVSEAYFAKLIGVPFIAVMPRTTSAEKIRLIEFHGGRCHFVDDSRKLYEESARLAVETGGRYMDQFTYAERATDWRGNNNIAESVFRQLRSERFPEPAWIVATAGTGGTSATIARYVHYMQYDTRICVADPENSCFFEGWTTGDPDVTCDCGSRIEGIGRPRMEPSFVPGAVDRMMKVPDAASVAAVRALEGAIGRKAGGSTGTGLWSALKIIAEMVAEGRHGSVVTLLCDPGDRYLDKYYSDEWLREQGLDIAPYTAVIERLLATGEWTD
- the ilvY gene encoding HTH-type transcriptional activator IlvY, giving the protein MRDDHRELRLFLHLARTLNFGRTSMDCHVSPATLTRTVQRLESDLGHRLLDRGPRGVSLTAEGHRFREYAVGALELWRAYREEHPDPAELTGRLAVFATVTACQALLPDLLTPFRTAHPQVRLDLRTGDAAAALARLDEGEADVAVAGIPARLPESLVSRTVATTDLVFVTARDRPDPGLDGPFVLPHRGPVRDAADRWFRSRGGAPDLAAEPEGHEALLTLVALGCGTGVVPRLVLDHSAVRDRLTAIFSDTPPEPFPIGLCVRRADLRRPQVAALWSLTAEFTF
- a CDS encoding DUF4865 family protein, producing MHAMHYEITLPADYDMDIVRRRVAGRGHALDAWEGLGLKAYLMRERGVHGSPVNQYAPFYLWNSVEGMNSFLWGGGFQGIVDDFGRPSARQWTGLAYEAGGGAGSPARVAVRARRPVPDGVPLAEVVEDAVRETGRLASLDGALLAAAAVDTDRWEFVHFSVWDHDVPKAEGETFQVLHMSTPERDRLPRGRQW
- a CDS encoding TetR/AcrR family transcriptional regulator codes for the protein MSTPERLIESTRELLWERGYVGTSPKAILERSGVGQGSMYHHFKGKPDLALAAIRRTAEESRASAEGVLDGPGSPYERVEAYLRRERDVLRGCPVGRLTMDPDVIASDELRAPVDETLDWLRERLAGLVEEGKERGQFAPELDAEEIAATIVATVQGGYVLARASGSPAAFDAGVRGLLALLRPTHAAR
- a CDS encoding ATP-binding protein, with the protein product MISQQSRHCTVELQALPSRIGQVRRIVSAQLRYWHLDPLIERAALGVTELLSNVHRHAEPDKTCTVEMELLLGRLTVSVHDNDPRLPVVQDAEPLATCGRGLAMVAAVSESWGVRPHGESGKIVWFTLPASSAAVPKISPYDAGLTVDAGLTVDAVQPCDTGLRPAARGRRSEHAPARSAVAG
- a CDS encoding ketol-acid reductoisomerase, with the protein product MTTSTVFALETMDVPGGTETVLRGGRHLFPLLPRAFAGVRRIGVIGWGPQGRAQARNLRDSLSGTDIAVTVGLRPGSASAADARAHGFTETDGTLGDWLAVTAESDLVVLLIADAALAAHHREIFAVLKPGATIGLSHGFLLGHLRETGGDFPPGHGVIAVCPKGMGDSVRRLYEQGAEINGAGINSSYAVHADPDGNATDRALAWSVALGSPYTFRTTLESEYLSDIVGERAILLGAVHGIVESLYTRYRLAGDDEVTAYQRSCENITGPIARTISHAGLRAVREGLDTAGRDVFDRACTATYGPAREIVAEIYDEVADGTELRSVILAERRLGARPMSGIGGSPMWSVSDRAHARRGERDLPVDPFTAGVFVATMTAQIDEFADRGHPWSEIVNESVIEAVDSLLPYMHARDVAYMVDNCSRTARLGARRWGPRFQAAYEQIAYPAAEHPADEALVASFDTHPVHEALAAAAKLRPSVDISVT
- a CDS encoding DUF1272 domain-containing protein, encoding MALEMRDRCERCGTTTLPADASARICSYECTFCVPCGEAMHEICPNCGGELVARPRRRIAA
- a CDS encoding YfhO family protein — encoded protein: MKWVAQRPQGKAALFAAAFTVVVLCTADVVAGSHPFGPRTRSVNDLGNQYVPFHAHLWDLLHGRTDGELFVNWRSGFGSSFLPDLGTYVSSPFALLVAVFPRDGIDLAVYAVTLLKVASAAAAMAWLLLALRPGRWWAAGLLGSSYALCGWTLADAVYNPMWLDGLVFLPLLCLVGEWARRGRRPFLGVLIVALAWIANFYTAYMATLAAALVLLLRLWLGDLSRRQRLRAAARAAMITVLGMGLAAPLVTVVYFGTRHSYPGRVRQFAPAPTEDLLARLLPGTYGYGTPAVFVGTTALLLALALPFHRAAPGRVRAGWTLLVTAVALSMQWGPTHLLWHAFATPQGSSYRQAFVLCALLVIAAWHTLSYGVPGPRALGAAGALLAVVIALASGSERTLHAFSVPLALLAAAGALGGLILLGVKVGVGVGRENGRRLAVLAAALLVCTQFGEAAVTSAADTRLRLGHMDDYAPWGARQRDQAEAISKADGWPRYRTDPGREQTVGNDPLLVGGQGAQYYSSLTSDVLSRTLTALGDGWTSRGRSVQSLDNAVTDAIFSVGARVHSPPDPHQNWFPQDGGGVTVTRQDVPPLVTVRPHTDRAEGRTGLSAVGPSPYRNQELLLGSRVYTVPRFTVRTAAGKPPSPSDDGRPGVRVGPLPYASAPHKPTITGGCPAGSELYLWAPHLSGTARLTDGAGSGSGSGSGSGSGEGLTGRFRSDQPVTKIAPMQRLGTVGGSGRFRIVLSPDKTGLVPDGAVGCLDTARLRTAVEGLKATGATGVSVSDGTIRAELPAHSTGTAIVAAPRISGWRCATDDDPPVPAQDYYGLIAIPLHGSASSVTCTFHPPGLRLGTAVGAVSLTAVLLIGVTGPLRRRRARSALGPAPLATTRPTPDDRTAHERMTTAL